The Caloenas nicobarica isolate bCalNic1 chromosome 8, bCalNic1.hap1, whole genome shotgun sequence genome contains the following window.
TGGAGCCCAACTTCCAGCAGTTCCTGCTCTATCGGCACTGCCGCTACTTCCCCATGCTGATCAACCACCCCGAGAAATGCAGCGGGGAGGTCTACCTGCTCATTGTGGTCAAGTCTATCATCACGCAGCACGACCGCCGCGAGGCCATCCGGAGGACCTGGGGCCAGGAGAAGGAGGTGGATGGCAAGAAGATCAGGGTGCTGTTCTTGCTGGGCATAGCCtccaaggaggaggagagagccAACTACCAGAAACTGCTGGATTACGAGAACCACATCTATGGGGACATCTTGCAGTGGGATTTCCTAGACAGCTTCTTCAACCTCACCCTCAAAGAGGTCCATTTCCTGAAGTGGTTGAACATCTACTGTGACAACGTCCGCTTCATCTTCAAAGGTGATGACGATGTGTTTGTGAGTCCCAGCAACATCCTGGAGTTCCTGGAGGAcaagaaggagggagaggacCTCTTTGTGGGAGATGTCCTCTACAAGGCCAGGCCAATTCGGAAGAAGGAGAACAAATACTACATCCCCAGCGCTCTGTACAACAAAAGCAACTACCCGCCTTATGCAGGAGGTGGGGGCTTCATCATGGATGGGCCCCTGGCCAAGAAGCTGCACAAGGCCTCAGAGACGCTGGAGCTGTACCCTATCGACGACGTCTTCCTAGGGATGTGCTTGGAGGTCCTCAAAGTATCACCTGTTGGGCACGAGGGCTTTAAAACTTTTGGCATTGTGAAGAACAAGAACAGCAAGATGAACAAGGAGCCGTGTTTTTTCCGGGGTATGTTGGTGGTTCATAAACTGCTGCCTCCGGAGTTGCTGCAAATGTGGGACTTGGTCCATAGTAACTTGACGTGCTCAAGAAAACTCAATGTCCTTTAGCTCAGTCTCTCTGGAGAGCTGGGACTGGAGGGGCCGGGACGACTGATCCCTGCTCCGGGATGGGATGAGCCTCTGCTGGTGGCACTAAAGTCCTTCGGGGGCACCTCCCTCCAGGACAAGGCGGGGGCAGAGACAGTGCGTTCATGGACAGGGTTTGTGATAGTGTTTGTTCCTGTACTGTAATGTGGTTCACTTATCTCCAGCTGGGTTGGGGGTTGttgaaaatgaagagagaaaaaaaagaaaaagaaaaaacaaatctagCACAAAacgaagagagagagagggcaGAGGGGTCTGTGCCCTGCCTTAGGTACTACCTCCACCAGAGTGTGATGAACAGCGGAAtggggggaggcagggaggaatGTGGCACAGCCATTTTTCTGAGATTTGCAGGGTCTGGCTATCCGGGGAAGCCACTCCGAGGTAGCCGAGTGGTTTCAAAGTGTGTGAGGCTGCAGGACTTAAAAGCCAAGGGGATTTTATTTGTTATCGCATCTCAAATTTCTCCTCCATGCAAGATTTTAGTGACATTGAACCTGTGTGCACTGGGTTCAACCCTGCCAAAGTCCTCTCTGTGTCGCCACTGTGAGGCTGGGGAAAGGGCCTCTCCCCTGCAGCCAGACCTCGCCAGCCTGTTAGAACTGCTGGGTTTCGGCTGGGCAGCCAGGGGACTTGAGGTCTTTATCCCCTATAGATGGTCCCAGACGATGGtggctcccagcaccagccctggcTGTGCTTGGTTCCCCAGCCGCACTGTGCGTGCACTCAAGAGGAATGCGGCCAGCCAAAATTCCTCAGGGATTTGTTCCTTCTGGCAGGAAAGGACGGGGGCCGGCTGCCCTTGCCCACGGCCAGGGAAGCAACAGAGCAAGTTGGTTGTCCCCAGCTGGAGCGGCCCAGGGGTTTACCATACCTGCGACCCAGCTCGGGTGCCGGCGTCACAGGGGTTTGGTGCAGGGAGACCCTCCCCTTGCATCAGGGCTGCCCTGGTGGGGTTGTCTTGGAGGGGGACAACAGTCCCCTCAGACCCTTGGAGGGGGACAACAACCCCCAGAGACCCCGAACATGCCCATGTTGGACTCAGCCCCAGTTTTTGCAGCGAGCGTGATGCTCCAGGGCAGGTTGGAGAGCATTGATCCCACCCTGGCACACAGAGCAGGGTCCAAGGCTGGTGTTACACACCATGTCCGCTGCTCTCAGGGTTGTTGCAGTGCTTGTTTTGACAAGATGATGCCAAGGAGAACGACAGGGAGCAGTATCATGAGACATGGCCCTTTTTCTTTGGGCCGAAAGGGCCACTGGAGCTGTCGAGTGCAGCCCCGAGGCAGCTGCCGTGATGGAAAACCCCTGACGCAGAGACACGTGGCCAGGCCGGGGCCACAGACGCTCTTCAGCCACGGACTGCAGGTGTGAGCAAAGCCACGGACGACATGTACAAAGCCACCCGTGTGCACGGGCCCCCACGCCGCTGTCCCCGTGGGCAGGGCTTGCACGCCCAGGTGTCCCTGCACAAGGGTGGACACATGCAGCACACCCACAGCCCTGACCATGCTGTGAAACACGGGCACATGCGCACTcgctctctctccctctctggtGCCAGacattgaaaggaaaaaatttttaCTACCTCAAAGGTCCCCCTGtgcagtgccttttttttttttttccctgtctcctTTTCTTAATGTGTTTTGGAAATGGGCCTGCTTCATTTACTCCAAGTCTGTATGTTCCCCAGgttagaaaacaaaccaaaaaagggCATAAACCAGCCAAAAAAGGCACCCTTATGCCAAGCTATGCCGCTTCTCAGCAAATGTCCTTTGACTGCTCAGACAAGATGCAAATTTGAAGAGCAAAAACAGAACAAGCCCGTTGCTGCCCTGGGCTCAGCCGCTGGTACCAGGGCCGGTGACGATACtgtgaaatttgttttctgatgcaCCCAGTGGCACCGTGTCCCTGGGGCAAGTGCCACCAGCGCCGGGCAGACCCCCAAGGGCATTTTCAGTCCCCGCTGGGCTGAGGCAGCACACGCTCCTTCGCtttcctgtcccctccctccttccaaTGGGAGGAGGTTCAAAATAAATTACCGAGGTGTCAGTTTGGAAAGTATGTCAGGTACATTAGGCTGTGTGTTTATCCTACGTGCAGGGACAGCTCTCACTCTCCATAGCAATGTGTACATTGAGCCAGAGCTGCATGCAGTAATCTCTGGGTGTTGCTCTTCACCTGGTGGGACATGTACAGGGAAAACTTGTAGATTGGTGAATATTCTAGTTTCTAAATAAAGGttgaaagaaggagaagaaaaaaaaaaaaaaataacgaaACCAAAAAGAAGCAACCCCTCACCTTGTGTCATTGCTTGTGGGTTTCTGCTGTTTGGGAAGTAAACCTGGTAATGGGCTACAGTGGCCAAGCTGCTGTTTGGAGCCGGCGTTTGGCGCTGTGGCTGCTGTGCTCCGGCTGGTACAGCTCCTTGCAGAGCCTGGCGTGGGGTTTAACACGAGCCAGcggatttttttctctgttccatacgctcctccagctgcacttCAAACCCAGGTAAACTTCAGGTCGTCCTGGCGCCCCGCAGCGATGCGCTCCGCACCTCACCTGTGGGAAGAGTTGCTTCGGCAGGTTTGGGAACTCACCTGTTCTGTGAAGCACCCTCTCCTCACGTTGACGGAGATCTCCACCTTGCTGCCCCCAccaccctctccacagcaggacCTTGCTTACTTTTTGTTACTCCAACCAAAGCACAATGGGATATATGTGTCCACAGCGACCCTGGAGTGAAGTAAATCATCTGCAAGGACAAACCTGCATCAGGTTTGAGCCTGgctggggtgaggaggaggaaagccCTGGATGAGCCCACGGGTCTCACCTCGGTGTTTGGGTGCTGGCGGCTCAGTTTCCAAGGCTTGCACCCAGTTTGGCTGCTTGCCATGACGATGGGGAGCAGAAAGGCCGGCCAAGGGGCCTGGGACCTGCTGGACTTGGCAGGTTGGGCCACCTGCCAGCAAGGCCAACTTCCCTGTGGCACCAAGGATGTCATGGGTGAggacaaaaagcaaatgctgaGTGGATGCGCTTGTGGCGGCTCTTGCCCTTTCCCTCCTCAATATGACGCAGGgctgtctcctgctgctgtgggactCCCCCGCGGGGTACCAGCGTGTGAGCAAACGCTCCAGCCAGGGATCCAGAGTGGGAGCAGGACCCGCGTTCTGGTGCGGAAGCGGGGCTGAGCCTCACGGTGCAGGGCTGAGGTCGGCTGCAGGCCAGGGAGGCGAGTTACGGCAGGGGTGGGAAGGTtcgctgcacccccaaatcctcttGCTCAGCCTCCGCCACGCATGACCGGGACACGgacaaagacacacacacacggacacagacggacacacggacacgaCCTGCGGGCGGCTGCTGCCCCctggcggccgggccgggcgccgCGCTCCGCCCATTTGCCAGCAGGGCTGGCGAGCTAAAATGGCTGATGGGCGAGCGCTGGGGGGGAATGGAACACACCACACAAACCGCCTCCTCGGGGCTCCAGCAGCGGCAGCACCCTCCGGCCAAAAGCGATCCCTCCCCTGCTGGTTTTACAGTAAGCAATTCATACGCAGGGAACCCTTTttgtcctccagcagcagcatttgagGCGCTGCATTCCACGGGaaaaagcagctcctggggTCACACACACAGCCAGAGAGGAGGTTTAAGGTCAGTGCCCGCTCCTTGGGAAGCAAAAGCCCACAGGACACCAGCCAGCTACACCACTTGCCACCAAGACTGCCCCAAAACAGCAGCTGCCCCCGTGTTTTCTGTCCCCAGGTGCCAACATTGTCCCCTCACAGCTGCCACTGCTGGAAAAAGCAGCCAGTAACTAGTGCCACGGGACTGGGCAGGACCCAGTGCCTTCACCCCTGCTCTGGTGAGAGCGTTCACCCTTCCCAAACCTGAGCAACATCCAAGGGAGGCAGCTGTTCAAGGCAGCAAGCACAGGTTCTTCTCCAACCCCATGTTTCCATCGATTTGCTTCACACTTGACAAGTCAAAAGAGGCAACACCTGTGAGAGTACGAGTGAGGTGCAGGGCCTTGGTACAAGATCCAATTTgctcacattttttaaaaaaaacaattcaAAAAGCAATTGGCCAGCACACAACATTACATATATCTTTAGTACAAGTATGGGTTGTGGGCATGGGGCTTACCTCGACTATCCTATTCCTCCCTGCAAGCAGCGCACACAGTCACTTTCGGGAGCCGGTGCAGGcgagagcaggagcaggaaccgcaccaggagctgctgcctgtggcCTTAATGACCTTGAGAGGGAAGGCGGCTCTAGACAGACCATTTCTCAGAGCCCTGCCTCATTTAGTGGCACAGAAGTAACACGAACCAGTTTAGGTCCTTTAATCTGTCCAAGACAGGGTGCTGAAGCACAAATGATAAAacattctgcatttttacagcaaaaatgctacagaagtttataggaaaaaaaaatatttttgtacatgGGTAAAACATTATAAATTCAAGACAACTCACAGACAAGGGCTAAACTCCCACATCTATCGCtcgttttttaaaaagttcatgTGAATAGGCAAGCAGTCAAAATGGCTTGCTCTCTCTTCCTTGAAATGAAAATTGTATCTTCCAAGTGGCTCACAGCACTGCTTCGCATCTTGGAATGTCCTCCAAAGGCTCCGCCAAGataaaaggagaataaaaaccCCCGGAGTCCTTTCAGATAGTCTCAGagagcaggagaagggagagaaaaggggaagTTTATTCAAACTTTATCTTCTTCCCTTGTGGCTTGTgatctccacctcctcctctgcctcctcgGAAGCCACCTCCTCTACCTAGAAAGAAAATCAGGTGAAGAATCAGAGCTACAGGTCTCCTTGCACAGATACCACTGCCCTTCCAAACCCATCTCCATTCAAATTGAGCGCTCTGTGGCAGTGCTACACCATAATCCCCAGAATGGCTTGGGACTAATTTTTAAGCATGCCCCCTTAGAATAGCAGCATTTGTCTCTTCTTACCTCCGAATCCTCTGCCACCGCCTCTGCCACCAAATCCACCTCTTCCTCCTCGGCCGCCTCCTCTGCCGCCACGACCACCAAATCCGCCTCCACCACCACGCTGAAATTCACCCTTCGGCTTGGCAAAATCCAGGATCACTTTGTTTCCATCTATCTCTCCGTCTTCCATGGCTTCTTTAGCTGCTTTGGCATCTTCTGGGGAGCTGAAGTCCACAAACCCAAACCTAGGAAACGCATTAAGACAGTCAGACTCCACAAGCTGTAGCACCACCAACAGGTACTCGATCATAATCCCTTCAGAAACAAACACCTGCCCTGTGGAGCCACAGAGGGGTCAGGGCTGTGTTACCTGTAGAACAGCAGCGGCTCATCACAAGGGATGGAGCCCCATTGTGAGTGCGCCAGTGCTGAACAGTTAATATTCTTCTCGTGCGAATCCATAGGCTGCCACAGATTTGTCGGCAGGAAGGAGCTCATTGAGAAGTGAGCACACGCTGCACTCTACACACACGAAGCTCTAAGCTTGTTCTATGCAAGTCACTGCCTTCCAACAGCCACGCACATAAGCATGAGAAACACCCCGCATCGCGTAAGTACGCTCAAGTGAGGCTCTTTGTAGCAACGGAACTAATCCCAGGTGATGTTTAACATACCCTTTAGATGATCCAGTGTCTCTGTCTGTGACTATTCTAGCGCTGATAGAGCCTTCAAATGATTCCCTTAGCGTCTCCTCCGTGGTGTCCTCAGAAAGGCCTCTGACAAACAAcgttttgctttgttctgcGGAAAGAGAATACATTCCAAGATCATTAAGCCTGAGCAAGGCAACCATCAGTTTCCTAACATCACATCCCACTTCCACTACTGGCTCCTGGAACACCTCACAGGGCTGAGGGGTTTGTTTGGAAGTCACAGCTCAGGCACTTGAAAGCCCTTGGAAACTTTTTCAAGACTGCAGTTAGAACCTGATGTCAAAGTATCTCCATAGCCAACCTGGTACtgtcaaaataattattttgttacttAGATGCTTGCATCAATAGGGATGCTTAACTGGACAGACACTGCTGGATCAGCACTTGACTATCTAGAGGACTTCGGCAATAGTTTCATCAGCATTTCAGATAATCAGTCATCATATCCAGCACACTCACTTATGGTACAAGTCTTTCACTCCACAGGcatgctttttttctaaaaatattttaaaaaagcaggatCAAATGATCAAACACTTACGATTAAATCCTCCTCTTGCATTCATGTTCCCTTTCTGCCATCCTTGTGAACTGAATTCCAGCCTGATTGCTCTGCCTTCGATCTCTGTGTTGTTACAGGAATTCAATGCCTCTTTGGCATCCTCAGTTGTGGGAAATTCTACAAACGCATACCTATGTGGAGAGGAAGAGTTCAGTTAGCCTGGGAGCACGAGGGATTTGCGGAGGCAAGACATTCGCAACGCTGAGTCAGGAGACAGGGACAACATACCCTTTAGGCCTGCCCTGGTTGTTCTGTGGCATCTTGATGGAAGAAGCTTTCTTAAAGAGTTCTTGGAGAGCCTCTTCCGAAGCAGCGTATGCGAGGTTGTTGACAATTAAGGTCTTTGACTCCCTCTCTCCACCTCCTATGGAGAAAACTCACTGCTGTAGGTGCAAGTTTGGATAAGGAGAGCTCTCTTTTCCTCTAGGTACATCCTCTCTAGCGTGAAAGTAGCATTGCTCCCCCTCCACCTCACGCTGAGGCACAAGGTTAAGTGcaacactgttttggtcacCTAGACTGTTTGTTCCCCTTGTCCAAAACACACAGCAGAGACAGGAAATGGACAGGATGCAGAGCACAAGTTCAGCAAAAGCTCCCCTTCCCAATACCTTACAGCTTTCCTACAGTGCTTTTAAGTTACTCTACCCTCAGCAAACTTCTGAGACAAGTGGATTTAAAATTCAAGTGTCATTTGCATGCACACTACTGGTGTGGAAAAGTACCTTTCTGATGTTCTTGATGGCTCTTCTCCCCCGTGAAGTCAATGACCATGGCACGACCATCGATCTCTGTGCCCTGCTTCTCCTCCAGAGCTTTGTTTGCCTCAGCTTCTGTTTTAAATTCAATATAGGCCATCctacagcacagaaaagaacaTAAGCTAATGCCTCCTTCAAGGTACATTTAAGTTCAT
Protein-coding sequences here:
- the B3GNT7 gene encoding UDP-GlcNAc:betaGal beta-1,3-N-acetylglucosaminyltransferase 7 produces the protein MFQWKKTIYKTGCLSFLLVITVMVLQRGMVPSQFMQGQQQKLLPPPESLKMQKRDNDNTLSITSTFWKSKKEKAPLKEEESVTAKQVKSWDVTTTNCSANQNFSKVDWFKGLEPNFQQFLLYRHCRYFPMLINHPEKCSGEVYLLIVVKSIITQHDRREAIRRTWGQEKEVDGKKIRVLFLLGIASKEEERANYQKLLDYENHIYGDILQWDFLDSFFNLTLKEVHFLKWLNIYCDNVRFIFKGDDDVFVSPSNILEFLEDKKEGEDLFVGDVLYKARPIRKKENKYYIPSALYNKSNYPPYAGGGGFIMDGPLAKKLHKASETLELYPIDDVFLGMCLEVLKVSPVGHEGFKTFGIVKNKNSKMNKEPCFFRGMLVVHKLLPPELLQMWDLVHSNLTCSRKLNVL